The following proteins are encoded in a genomic region of Prochlorococcus marinus XMU1408:
- a CDS encoding AbrB family transcriptional regulator — protein MLVGKELLDKARSLSNRPEDEIAKGCGYVGPSGRVLRKSFYRALVEAKGYKLRSNGPGRAGNRSSRGRQAEFRTKVHGNGNLLIGHAYTKKLGLEPGQEFRIDVRKESGAISLLPLKK, from the coding sequence ATGCTTGTTGGAAAAGAACTCCTAGACAAAGCAAGATCTTTGAGCAATCGTCCAGAAGACGAAATCGCTAAAGGATGTGGTTACGTTGGACCTAGTGGAAGAGTTTTACGTAAAAGTTTCTATCGTGCACTAGTTGAAGCCAAAGGTTATAAACTCCGCTCAAATGGACCTGGAAGAGCAGGAAATAGATCTTCAAGAGGAAGACAAGCAGAGTTTCGTACAAAGGTTCATGGCAATGGCAATCTTCTTATTGGCCATGCATACACTAAAAAGTTAGGTCTTGAACCTGGGCAAGAATTTCGAATTGATGTACGTAAAGAATCTGGGGCGATCAGTTTGTTACCACTTAAGAAATAA
- a CDS encoding heme-copper oxidase subunit III: MTSIVPQEKSSESKKNLSEGEHEDFRLFGLIAFLIADGMTFAGFFAAYLTFKAVNPLAPDAIYELELPLPTLNTILLLVSSFTFHRAGKFLEKEEAKQCQKWLLITGALGVAFLISQMFEYFTLPFGLTDNLFASTFYALTGFHGLHVTLGSIMIMIIWWQTRVPNGRVNKENLFPFEAVELYWHFVDGIWVVLFIILYLL, encoded by the coding sequence ATGACTTCTATAGTTCCACAAGAGAAATCATCAGAAAGCAAGAAAAATCTCTCAGAAGGGGAGCATGAGGATTTCCGTTTATTTGGTTTAATAGCTTTTTTAATCGCAGACGGAATGACTTTTGCAGGTTTTTTTGCTGCATATCTAACTTTTAAAGCAGTCAACCCCTTAGCTCCTGATGCTATTTACGAATTAGAGTTACCTTTACCCACTTTAAATACAATTTTACTCTTAGTAAGTAGCTTTACTTTTCATCGAGCTGGGAAATTTCTAGAAAAGGAAGAAGCAAAGCAATGTCAAAAATGGCTTCTTATTACAGGTGCATTAGGAGTGGCATTTTTAATTAGCCAAATGTTTGAATACTTTACTTTGCCTTTTGGGTTAACTGACAACCTTTTCGCAAGTACTTTTTATGCATTAACTGGCTTTCATGGCCTGCACGTAACGCTTGGATCAATCATGATCATGATTATTTGGTGGCAAACCCGTGTACCTAATGGTCGAGTAAATAAAGAAAACTTGTTTCCATTTGAAGCAGTTGAGCTCTATTGGCACTTTGTAGATGGGATCTGGGTCGTTTTATTCATCATCCTTTATCTGCTTTAA
- a CDS encoding NAD(P)H-quinone oxidoreductase subunit N, whose product MGDLFSFQILINTPIELLNLSLNAKAVLPEAAVLIAMLGTLLVDLAGEKISSRWSPPICYAGLCTALILLIMQWNGEIQESFLGSFVADNLAIAFRGVIALSTLISLLISWRYAEQNGSPIGEFAAILLAATLGAMLLCGSTDLVSVFVSLETLSVASYLLSGYLKRDSRSSEAALKYLLVGSAAAAVFLYGASLLYGISGSTNLKDIGITLINAPTPLSALALVFVLSTVAFKIAAVPFHQWTPDVYEGSPTPVVAFLSVGSKAAGFALAIRILIGCFGAFDTQWKLLFTVLAVLSMSLGNVVALAQKSMKRMLAYSSIGQAGFVMIGLVCGTEDGFAAMILYMAAYLFMNLGAFACIILFSIRTGSDQISDYAGLYQKDPLITLGLSLCLLSLGGIPPMLGFFGKIYLFFAGWADGQYLLVSVGLVTSVISIYYYISVIKMMVVTEPKEASDVVKSYPSIEWSIPGMSSLKVALIFCVLVTAIGGIISNPLFDFADSAVNGTPLLQKAITLASKNSIG is encoded by the coding sequence ATGGGAGATCTTTTTTCTTTTCAAATATTAATAAATACGCCTATAGAGCTTTTAAATCTCTCCTTAAATGCCAAGGCTGTGCTTCCAGAGGCTGCTGTTTTAATTGCAATGTTAGGGACACTTTTGGTTGATTTGGCCGGTGAAAAAATTTCGTCCAGATGGTCCCCTCCAATTTGTTATGCAGGTCTTTGTACAGCTCTGATTTTGCTAATAATGCAATGGAATGGAGAGATACAAGAATCTTTCTTAGGTTCATTTGTAGCAGACAATCTTGCTATTGCTTTTAGAGGTGTTATTGCTCTATCAACACTAATTTCTCTTCTAATTAGTTGGAGATACGCTGAACAAAATGGAAGTCCAATTGGTGAATTTGCAGCAATATTATTAGCTGCAACTCTTGGGGCAATGCTTCTTTGTGGTTCCACTGATTTAGTAAGTGTTTTTGTTTCATTAGAAACTCTTTCAGTTGCTAGCTACCTACTTTCTGGATATCTCAAAAGAGATTCAAGGAGTTCAGAGGCCGCTTTAAAATATCTATTGGTCGGTTCGGCGGCGGCGGCTGTATTTCTCTATGGAGCATCTCTACTTTATGGAATCAGTGGATCTACAAACCTAAAAGACATAGGAATAACCTTAATCAATGCTCCTACCCCTTTATCTGCTCTAGCTCTTGTTTTCGTATTGTCAACAGTAGCTTTCAAGATTGCTGCGGTTCCTTTTCACCAATGGACACCTGATGTTTACGAAGGTTCTCCTACACCAGTAGTTGCATTTTTATCAGTCGGGTCTAAAGCAGCGGGTTTTGCACTTGCCATAAGAATACTAATTGGATGTTTTGGCGCTTTTGATACTCAATGGAAATTACTTTTTACTGTTTTGGCAGTTTTAAGCATGTCACTAGGAAATGTAGTAGCTCTAGCTCAAAAATCGATGAAAAGAATGTTGGCTTACAGCTCAATTGGACAAGCTGGATTCGTAATGATTGGATTGGTTTGTGGAACTGAAGATGGTTTCGCCGCGATGATTTTGTATATGGCAGCTTATTTATTTATGAACCTTGGAGCATTTGCATGCATCATTCTTTTTTCAATAAGAACTGGAAGTGATCAGATTTCAGATTATGCAGGGCTTTACCAAAAAGATCCATTAATTACTTTAGGATTAAGTTTATGCCTTCTTTCTTTGGGAGGCATTCCTCCCATGTTGGGATTCTTTGGGAAGATTTATTTATTTTTTGCAGGATGGGCTGATGGGCAATACTTACTTGTTAGTGTTGGTCTAGTTACTTCTGTAATTTCTATTTACTACTACATATCAGTAATAAAAATGATGGTGGTAACTGAGCCGAAAGAAGCTTCAGATGTTGTTAAATCATACCCATCAATTGAATGGTCAATACCAGGGATGTCATCTCTTAAAGTGGCTCTAATTTTTTGTGTTCTAGTAACAGCTATTGGTGGAATCATTTCAAACCCTCTCTTTGACTTCGCTGATAGTGCGGTAAACGGAACTCCATTACTTCAAAAAGCTATTACTCTTGCAAGTAAAAACTCCATTGGATAA
- a CDS encoding ABC transporter ATP-binding protein, protein MDNQFKSLKKSVARLTNVNKFYGEGSVKVKALDELNLEVFHGDYLAVMGASGSGKSTAMNILGCLDRPTHGTYELNGTAVEKLEDDLLADIRNKELGFVFQQFHLLQEVSALENVMLPMIYACVPSSERQKRAQEALIRVGLENRMNNLPNQLSGGQQQRVAIARAIINKPSLLLADEPTGALDSKTTEDVLNLFDQLHNQGITIVLVTHEDNVAQRAKKIARFKDGKVIEVTNN, encoded by the coding sequence TTGGATAACCAGTTCAAATCTTTAAAAAAATCTGTAGCTCGTCTAACTAATGTAAATAAATTTTATGGAGAGGGCTCAGTAAAAGTAAAAGCTCTTGATGAGCTAAACCTTGAAGTCTTTCATGGAGATTATCTTGCAGTAATGGGTGCAAGTGGATCCGGCAAGAGTACTGCAATGAATATTCTTGGATGTCTTGATCGTCCCACGCATGGAACATATGAATTAAACGGAACTGCTGTAGAAAAACTTGAGGATGATTTACTTGCGGATATCAGGAATAAAGAACTTGGTTTTGTTTTTCAACAATTTCATCTGCTTCAAGAAGTTTCAGCACTTGAGAACGTAATGCTTCCAATGATTTATGCATGCGTCCCTTCGTCAGAAAGACAAAAACGTGCTCAAGAGGCTCTTATAAGAGTAGGACTAGAGAATAGAATGAATAACCTTCCTAATCAGTTATCTGGAGGGCAGCAACAACGTGTTGCTATAGCAAGAGCAATAATCAATAAACCATCACTATTATTAGCAGATGAACCCACTGGTGCACTTGATTCAAAAACTACTGAAGACGTTTTAAATCTTTTTGACCAACTTCATAATCAAGGTATAACTATTGTCTTAGTTACTCATGAAGACAATGTTGCTCAAAG
- a CDS encoding riboflavin synthase, with protein MFTGLIQSIGTIKKNNLGVLVDGCNPFSPLKLGDSVSVDGVCLTVSELINDSFVANISEETLKRTNLGEKAQRNGYVNLEPALRLSDRLGGHIVSGHIDGVGEVVLIENLKNSWNLKVSWNDSNFCKYMCDKASISLNGISLTIAEIYDDGCKFSIAVIPHTWSNTCLKFLKIGEKVNLEVDLMAKYAEKLLKLNKSNNDFISKENSEISSKWLKEQGWN; from the coding sequence ATGTTTACTGGTTTAATACAGTCTATTGGTACGATTAAGAAAAATAATCTGGGTGTATTGGTTGATGGATGTAATCCTTTCTCCCCTTTAAAGCTTGGTGATAGTGTTTCTGTAGATGGAGTTTGTCTTACCGTCTCTGAATTAATTAATGATTCTTTTGTTGCCAACATTAGTGAAGAAACTCTTAAAAGAACAAATCTTGGTGAGAAAGCTCAGCGAAATGGCTATGTAAATCTTGAACCAGCTTTACGTCTTTCTGATCGATTAGGTGGACATATCGTTAGTGGGCATATAGATGGGGTGGGTGAAGTTGTTTTAATTGAGAATTTGAAGAATTCTTGGAATTTAAAAGTTTCTTGGAATGATTCAAATTTCTGTAAATATATGTGCGATAAGGCAAGCATTAGCTTAAACGGAATAAGTTTAACAATTGCAGAGATATATGATGATGGATGTAAATTTTCAATAGCCGTAATACCTCACACCTGGTCGAATACATGCTTAAAGTTTTTAAAAATTGGCGAGAAGGTTAATTTAGAAGTTGATTTAATGGCTAAATATGCAGAAAAGCTGCTAAAACTAAATAAAAGTAACAATGATTTTATTTCTAAAGAAAACTCAGAAATCAGCTCTAAGTGGCTTAAAGAGCAAGGTTGGAATTAA
- a CDS encoding nicotinate-nucleotide--dimethylbenzimidazole phosphoribosyltransferase — MIVDNYVLLPTGVLAFGKGIQEKNFEERVKRWHENITNIAFFLILAGSQTAEIEGISSAGSTSVSRRYTAVADAELLLRGPTSPARWPLPPLPAGVSPALISYVASRFLKIKPTVISAGLLQSPSFSHISLESPEIGPARCLSSGNAMDINRVKLLLEAGLKIGKQLKKSLLITECVPGGTSTAFAVLSGLGINVNGLISGSQRNPPSELKTKLVNKGLKAAKLEKKPSSVDLMAAVGDPFQPIAVGLLMGARESGQDILLGGGCQMLAVLALALNEIETDLRSEFVEKISIGTTSWLVDESLSFSGKRNSFIHLMNHVSKHFKVNILGLASGYRFNDSNQKVLRDYELGYIKEGVGAGALSLLAQIKGLSQREMIERCDKEVTNLFKSKNEKNLQEI; from the coding sequence ATGATTGTAGATAATTACGTTTTATTGCCAACAGGTGTTCTAGCTTTTGGGAAAGGTATTCAAGAGAAAAATTTTGAGGAAAGAGTTAAAAGGTGGCATGAAAATATTACGAATATTGCTTTTTTTTTAATTCTAGCTGGATCTCAAACAGCAGAGATTGAGGGGATTTCCTCTGCTGGTTCTACATCTGTTTCTAGACGTTATACCGCGGTTGCAGATGCTGAACTTTTATTGAGAGGACCTACTTCCCCAGCGAGATGGCCCTTGCCTCCTTTGCCAGCGGGAGTTTCTCCTGCATTGATTAGTTACGTTGCTTCGAGGTTTTTAAAAATTAAACCAACAGTTATTTCGGCAGGACTTCTTCAAAGTCCCTCCTTTAGTCATATTTCTCTTGAATCACCAGAAATAGGTCCGGCTAGATGCTTGAGTTCTGGTAATGCGATGGACATTAATAGAGTCAAACTTTTGCTTGAAGCTGGCCTTAAGATAGGGAAGCAATTAAAAAAATCTCTTTTGATCACTGAGTGTGTTCCAGGAGGTACATCTACAGCTTTCGCAGTTCTTTCCGGATTAGGCATAAACGTTAATGGACTTATAAGCGGAAGCCAAAGAAATCCACCTTCAGAGTTAAAAACTAAATTAGTTAATAAAGGATTAAAAGCAGCAAAATTAGAGAAGAAGCCATCTTCAGTTGATCTAATGGCTGCGGTTGGTGATCCATTTCAACCAATTGCAGTTGGCCTTTTAATGGGAGCAAGAGAGTCTGGCCAGGATATTTTATTAGGAGGAGGTTGTCAGATGTTGGCAGTATTAGCTTTGGCATTAAATGAAATTGAAACTGATTTACGTTCTGAATTTGTTGAAAAGATTTCAATAGGAACCACCTCATGGTTAGTTGATGAGTCACTATCTTTTTCAGGAAAAAGAAACTCATTTATTCATTTAATGAACCATGTTTCTAAGCATTTCAAAGTTAATATCCTAGGGCTAGCTAGCGGTTATAGATTTAATGATAGTAATCAAAAGGTTCTCCGAGATTATGAGCTTGGATACATCAAAGAGGGAGTTGGGGCAGGAGCCTTATCATTACTTGCTCAAATTAAAGGATTGTCTCAGAGAGAAATGATTGAGAGATGTGATAAAGAGGTTACTAATTTATTTAAGTCAAAAAATGAAAAAAATCTTCAAGAGATTTAA
- a CDS encoding DUF2232 domain-containing protein, whose protein sequence is MTLDNQNFLRSRSVFKAPLSKRKALKIVESSYLAAATALIWIALYYLPIGGAVFRLALPLPLALLQIRRGVKTGIEGVTICVMLLTALMGPLRGPLVLFPYGFLSLWLGYSWHRGWNWWLSWSVGVSIGTMGFLVRVFVLSILVGENLWVIITRAGAALLEKGIEIFNLSFSPDMNQVHIVALFLVITQEIVYVLCLHALAYWIFPRLKSSMPEPPALLENLISLESN, encoded by the coding sequence TTGACCTTAGATAATCAAAACTTTTTGAGAAGTAGATCTGTTTTCAAAGCGCCTCTTAGTAAAAGAAAAGCCTTGAAAATTGTTGAGTCTTCTTATTTAGCTGCGGCAACTGCTTTGATTTGGATCGCTCTTTATTATTTGCCTATTGGCGGAGCTGTCTTTCGACTTGCTTTGCCATTACCTTTGGCGCTTCTTCAGATTCGCAGAGGTGTTAAAACAGGTATTGAGGGTGTGACAATTTGTGTGATGTTATTAACTGCACTAATGGGACCGCTAAGAGGACCTTTGGTACTTTTTCCGTATGGATTCCTTTCTTTATGGTTGGGATATAGTTGGCATAGAGGTTGGAATTGGTGGTTAAGTTGGAGTGTTGGAGTCTCAATTGGAACTATGGGTTTTTTAGTGAGGGTTTTTGTTTTATCTATTCTGGTTGGTGAAAATTTATGGGTTATCATTACTCGTGCCGGAGCAGCATTGCTTGAGAAAGGAATAGAGATTTTCAATCTTTCTTTTAGTCCGGATATGAATCAAGTTCATATAGTTGCTCTATTTCTAGTAATAACTCAAGAAATCGTTTATGTGCTTTGTTTGCATGCTTTGGCTTATTGGATTTTCCCAAGGCTAAAATCTTCGATGCCTGAACCACCTGCTCTGCTCGAGAATCTAATTTCTTTAGAATCTAATTGA
- the topA gene encoding type I DNA topoisomerase, whose product MPTDHTLVIVESPTKAKTIKGFLPKDFQVLASMGHIRDLPNNASEIPAKHKGEKWATIGVNTTADFDPLYVIPKDKKKIVKELKQSLKGASELLLATDEDREGESISWHLMNVLDPKIPVKRMVFHEITKEAISKALSKTREIDMELVHAQETRRILDRLVGYTLSPLLWKKVSWGLSAGRVQSVAVRLLVLRERARRAFKSGSYWDLKAKLEKECSEFEVKMTSIGGRRIANGSDFDESTGLLKSGRNVKLLTEEESKELAQKLTTDKWKVINVEEKPSIRKPVPPFTTSTLQQEANRKLRLSARETMRCAQGLYERGFITYMRTDSVHLSDQAINASRKCVESKYGVEYLSNKPRQFSNKTRNAQEAHEAIRPSGESFKTPKESNLQGRDLSLYELIWKRTVASQMADARLTMLGVELQALDVSFRASGKRIDFPGFFRAYVEGTDDPDSALEGQEVLLPKLVVGDTPTAKNVEALGHQTQPPARYSEASLVKTLEKEGIGRPSTYASIIGTIVDRGYSVLNNNSLTPSFTAFAVTSLLEEHFPELVDTSFTARMESTLDEISTGKVNWLPYLKGFYKGDTGLENQVQQREGDIDGGEFRAVSLEGLTSLVRLGKFGTYLESKQLGENGKPITATLPQEITPADLDEDIAQMILKQKAEGPESLGVEPESGQNLYLLNGRYGHFVQRGLVVELKDLGVPKGKKKLGNLRLFKSSQYGLYLKQDSSKVQVLLPENIKEEEIDTKKALEYLEDKSLKKAPNPKRTSLPKNLKPENLTFEEALGLIQLPRLLGEHPEGGKVQSSLGRFGPYVVWSKDNGEKDYRSIKGEDDVLQVSLERALELLSIPKRGRGGRTALKELGIPEGEKETIQLFNGPYGLYVKQGKVNASLPEGKGVDDISIEEAIELLATKKSSKKPTSKKKSAPKKTAKTTNKTMDSSSSKKLRSSKAPSTTKTGRLRASKVRVIKTK is encoded by the coding sequence ATGCCCACTGACCATACTCTGGTAATTGTTGAAAGTCCCACAAAGGCAAAGACTATTAAAGGTTTTTTGCCCAAGGACTTTCAAGTGCTTGCCTCAATGGGGCACATAAGAGACTTGCCTAATAATGCTTCTGAGATCCCTGCCAAACACAAAGGAGAAAAGTGGGCAACGATTGGAGTGAATACAACTGCTGATTTTGATCCTTTGTATGTAATACCCAAAGATAAGAAAAAAATTGTCAAGGAATTAAAACAATCTTTGAAGGGTGCTAGCGAATTGTTGCTTGCCACTGATGAAGATAGAGAAGGGGAAAGTATTAGTTGGCATTTAATGAATGTGCTTGATCCCAAAATTCCTGTGAAGAGGATGGTTTTTCATGAGATCACTAAAGAAGCTATTTCTAAAGCTTTATCGAAAACAAGAGAAATTGATATGGAATTAGTTCATGCACAAGAAACGAGGAGGATTTTAGACAGATTAGTTGGATATACCTTGTCTCCTCTTTTATGGAAAAAAGTTTCTTGGGGCTTATCTGCTGGGAGAGTTCAATCAGTTGCTGTAAGATTGCTCGTTCTAAGAGAGAGAGCAAGGAGAGCTTTCAAGAGTGGAAGCTATTGGGATTTAAAAGCAAAATTAGAAAAAGAATGTAGTGAATTTGAGGTTAAAATGACCTCAATTGGTGGGCGAAGAATTGCTAATGGTAGTGATTTTGATGAGTCAACAGGATTATTGAAATCTGGTCGAAATGTCAAATTACTTACGGAAGAAGAATCTAAGGAACTTGCTCAAAAATTAACTACAGATAAATGGAAAGTTATAAATGTCGAAGAAAAACCGTCAATTCGTAAACCAGTTCCTCCTTTCACAACAAGTACATTACAACAAGAAGCTAATAGAAAACTTCGATTATCAGCTAGGGAGACAATGAGATGTGCTCAGGGTTTATATGAAAGAGGTTTTATCACATATATGAGAACAGATTCTGTTCATCTTTCCGATCAGGCAATAAATGCCTCACGAAAGTGTGTTGAGTCAAAATATGGGGTTGAATATCTAAGTAATAAGCCACGCCAATTCTCTAACAAGACTAGAAATGCGCAAGAAGCTCATGAAGCTATTCGTCCTTCTGGTGAGAGCTTTAAAACTCCTAAAGAGTCTAACTTGCAAGGAAGAGACCTTTCTTTATATGAACTAATTTGGAAACGAACAGTTGCTAGTCAGATGGCTGATGCAAGGTTGACAATGCTTGGGGTTGAATTACAAGCGTTAGATGTGTCTTTTAGGGCAAGTGGCAAAAGAATAGATTTCCCAGGTTTCTTTAGAGCTTATGTTGAAGGCACTGATGACCCTGATAGCGCACTTGAAGGACAAGAAGTGCTTTTGCCTAAATTAGTTGTAGGGGATACACCAACAGCTAAAAATGTAGAGGCGTTAGGGCATCAAACTCAGCCACCTGCTAGATATAGCGAAGCTTCATTGGTTAAAACACTTGAGAAGGAAGGTATAGGTCGTCCATCAACATATGCAAGCATAATAGGAACAATCGTAGATCGAGGCTATTCAGTCCTAAACAATAATTCTTTAACTCCAAGCTTTACAGCATTTGCTGTTACTTCACTTCTTGAAGAACATTTCCCTGAACTTGTAGATACTAGTTTTACAGCTCGAATGGAATCTACACTTGATGAAATCTCAACAGGTAAAGTGAACTGGCTTCCATATCTCAAGGGTTTTTATAAAGGTGATACTGGTTTAGAAAATCAAGTTCAACAAAGAGAAGGAGATATAGATGGAGGTGAATTTCGAGCTGTTTCCTTGGAGGGACTTACGTCTCTTGTTAGGTTGGGTAAATTCGGAACATATCTTGAATCAAAGCAATTAGGTGAAAATGGCAAGCCTATAACAGCTACTCTTCCACAGGAAATTACACCGGCAGATTTGGATGAAGATATCGCACAGATGATTTTAAAACAAAAAGCTGAAGGTCCTGAGTCACTTGGAGTTGAACCTGAGAGTGGGCAGAATTTATATCTATTAAATGGTAGGTATGGACATTTTGTTCAAAGGGGCTTAGTGGTTGAATTGAAAGATTTGGGAGTTCCAAAAGGTAAGAAAAAGCTAGGGAATCTTCGCTTGTTCAAAAGTAGTCAATATGGGCTCTATCTGAAGCAGGATTCATCAAAAGTTCAGGTGTTGTTGCCAGAAAATATAAAAGAGGAAGAGATTGATACTAAAAAAGCACTCGAATACTTAGAAGATAAATCATTGAAAAAAGCTCCAAACCCTAAAAGGACTTCATTACCAAAGAATTTAAAACCAGAAAATTTGACCTTTGAGGAGGCTCTTGGACTTATTCAATTACCACGCTTATTAGGGGAACATCCAGAAGGTGGTAAAGTGCAATCGAGTTTGGGTAGATTTGGACCTTATGTAGTTTGGAGTAAAGATAATGGTGAGAAAGATTATCGCTCAATTAAGGGCGAAGATGACGTTCTTCAAGTAAGTCTAGAGAGAGCCCTTGAGCTCTTATCTATTCCTAAGAGAGGGAGAGGGGGAAGAACAGCTTTAAAGGAACTAGGTATTCCAGAAGGAGAGAAAGAAACTATTCAATTATTTAATGGACCCTATGGTCTATATGTTAAGCAAGGGAAGGTGAATGCCTCCTTGCCAGAAGGTAAAGGTGTTGATGATATCTCTATTGAGGAGGCTATTGAATTATTGGCAACTAAAAAATCAAGTAAGAAACCAACTTCAAAGAAGAAAAGTGCTCCAAAAAAGACTGCAAAGACAACCAATAAAACAATGGATTCATCGTCATCGAAAAAACTCAGATCTTCAAAAGCTCCTTCTACAACAAAAACTGGGCGCCTAAGAGCCAGTAAAGTAAGGGTTATCAAAACCAAGTAA
- the ctaD gene encoding cytochrome c oxidase subunit I: MTVSLKPNNSTPEKLQPTGWLKYLSFSLDHKVIGLQYLVCGFLFYLIGGSLAGAIRVELTSPLSDFMPREVYNQVLTLHGTIMIFLWIVPVVNGAFGNYLIPFYVGARDMAFPRLNAVAFWLIPPSGLMLITSYFINGAAQSGWTAYPPLSITTPAAGQIIWILSVLLLGGSSIFGGINFIATIIKLRRPGLKLMQLPMYCWAMLGTSILVVLSTPVLAGTLILLSFDIVAHTGFFNPSLGGNVIVYQHLFWFYSHPAVYIMVLPAFGLVSEILPIHSRKPLFGYTTMVFSIMGIVVLGLVVWAHHMFTSGTPPWMRLFFTIATAFIAVPTGIKFFNWVATLWGGKISLNSAMLFSCGFIINFVLGGITGVALAQVPFDIHVHDTYFVVAHFHYIVYGGSVFVIFSSIYHWFPKFTGKMLNENLGRFHFILTFIGFNLCFAPQHWLGLNGMPRRVAEYDPQFQLINQISSVGALLMALSTLPFLWNVFQSILYGHDAGDNPWNALTPEWLTSSPPPVENWDGEAPLVLEPYGYGNKNLNKTQEQNK; this comes from the coding sequence ATGACTGTTTCACTTAAACCAAACAATTCAACTCCAGAAAAGCTTCAACCAACTGGATGGCTCAAATATCTAAGTTTTAGTCTTGATCATAAAGTCATAGGTCTTCAATATTTAGTTTGTGGTTTCTTGTTTTATTTGATTGGAGGATCTTTAGCTGGCGCAATAAGGGTAGAGCTCACAAGTCCGCTATCAGATTTCATGCCAAGAGAGGTCTACAACCAAGTTCTAACTCTCCATGGCACAATAATGATTTTTTTATGGATCGTGCCTGTGGTAAACGGTGCCTTTGGAAACTATTTAATACCTTTTTATGTTGGGGCTAGAGACATGGCTTTCCCAAGGCTAAATGCAGTTGCTTTTTGGCTGATACCTCCCTCCGGTTTGATGCTAATAACCAGCTATTTTATAAATGGTGCCGCACAATCTGGATGGACAGCTTATCCACCTTTAAGCATAACTACTCCAGCAGCTGGTCAAATTATTTGGATATTAAGTGTCTTACTTTTAGGTGGAAGCTCAATCTTTGGTGGTATTAATTTCATAGCAACCATTATTAAATTAAGGAGACCTGGTCTTAAATTAATGCAATTACCCATGTATTGCTGGGCAATGCTTGGTACAAGTATTCTTGTCGTTTTATCAACTCCTGTTCTTGCTGGAACTTTAATACTTTTAAGCTTTGACATAGTTGCTCATACAGGTTTCTTTAACCCAAGTCTTGGGGGAAATGTAATTGTTTATCAACATCTTTTTTGGTTTTACTCGCATCCTGCTGTTTATATCATGGTCCTCCCTGCCTTTGGCTTAGTCAGTGAAATACTTCCTATTCATAGTAGAAAGCCGCTTTTTGGCTACACAACAATGGTCTTCTCAATTATGGGGATAGTTGTTTTAGGTCTAGTTGTTTGGGCCCATCATATGTTTACAAGTGGGACTCCTCCATGGATGCGCTTATTTTTTACAATAGCTACAGCATTCATAGCTGTTCCCACAGGTATTAAATTTTTTAATTGGGTTGCAACTTTATGGGGAGGGAAAATATCACTTAATAGTGCAATGCTATTTTCTTGTGGATTTATTATTAACTTTGTTTTAGGTGGAATAACAGGTGTTGCGCTCGCTCAAGTACCTTTTGATATACATGTACATGATACCTATTTTGTTGTCGCCCATTTTCATTACATAGTCTATGGGGGATCAGTCTTTGTTATCTTCTCCTCAATTTATCATTGGTTCCCGAAATTCACTGGAAAAATGCTCAATGAAAATCTCGGAAGATTCCACTTCATACTTACCTTTATTGGCTTTAATCTTTGTTTTGCCCCTCAACATTGGTTAGGTTTAAATGGAATGCCTAGAAGAGTTGCAGAATACGATCCACAATTTCAATTAATTAATCAAATCAGTAGTGTAGGGGCCTTGTTGATGGCATTAAGTACTTTACCTTTTCTATGGAATGTTTTTCAAAGCATCCTCTATGGCCATGATGCTGGTGATAATCCATGGAATGCTCTCACACCTGAGTGGCTAACAAGTTCACCTCCTCCAGTTGAAAATTGGGATGGAGAAGCTCCTCTGGTTCTAGAGCCATATGGTTACGGAAATAAAAATTTAAATAAAACTCAGGAGCAAAACAAATGA